The Acidobacteriota bacterium genome includes the window GGATACACCTTGAACCCTTCACTCTCCATCGCCGCGCGCAGCAGGCCGCGCAGCCGGCGCTGCTCGTCCGTCCCGCCGGGATAATCGGCATACGAGCGCTCGCTCATCTCATCGTATCCACTCGGCATCTCGACCTCGCGCCCGGTCTTGCGGTCGTAGAGGGAGAGATCGACCGCACAGCCGCGATTGTGCCGCGAGCCTTCGCTGGGATCGGCGACGAACACGTGCTTGTCCGCCGGCGTAGCCTCCCAGAACATTTTCGTCACATACCAAGGCCGGTAACCATCGTGGATGAGCAGGCCGTAGCCTCGTGGTTTGAGTCTGCGATGCGCCCGCACCAGCGCCTCGGCCGCGGGCTTCTGCAAGAAAGCGCGCGCCTGAGAGTACATCGGCGTGCTCAGAAAATTGTTGACGCTGGCGTAGCGGATGTCGAGCTTGATGGTGGGATCGAGTTTGCTCAACTCCACCAGTTCCGGCCTGCGGAACTCGCCCTGCTCCACCGGAGGCTGCGCTCGCAACGCCTCCGCGCGCAGCTCCTCCAGCGGACGCACCGGCGTGATGCGGAACGTCTGCTGCTGCGGCTGCTGCGCCGCGAGCCATGCGGCTCCGAGAATGAGTTTCAACGCGACCGTGCAAAAGATCTTCCGCATCTGAATAATGTAACCTCATGCCCTTGATAGTGACAGTGACACGCAGAGCAAGAATGTCA containing:
- a CDS encoding M15 family metallopeptidase, which encodes MRKIFCTVALKLILGAAWLAAQQPQQQTFRITPVRPLEELRAEALRAQPPVEQGEFRRPELVELSKLDPTIKLDIRYASVNNFLSTPMYSQARAFLQKPAAEALVRAHRRLKPRGYGLLIHDGYRPWYVTKMFWEATPADKHVFVADPSEGSRHNRGCAVDLSLYDRKTGREVEMPSGYDEMSERSYADYPGGTDEQRRLRGLLRAAMESEGFKVYPQEWWHFDYQDWKLYPILNVPFEKLGK